In Terriglobus aquaticus, the genomic window TGCGGCCCGCGACCTCGTCCACGGTCCAGCCGCCACCGTCGCGGCGCCGGTCGAAGATGATGCGCACGTCGCCCAGGTCCTTGCCCGCTTCCGTCAGAATCTTGATGCGTTTGTAAAAGGAGCGCATGTGGTTGTCGTCGTCGCAAAGCTCGTCCACATTGAGCACGACAGCCTTGGCTCCCGGCTGTTCCGGAAGGCTGGTCATCTTCAGCTCTTCGGGCGTTGGGGCGATCCATGCCTGCGCCCGCACCAGGGTTGCGGAGCAAGCGAGCGCGGTGGCGAGCAGGGCGGCGGGAACAAGGCGGCGGGACAACATGGGGCAGGCTCCTGGAAGGTGTTGCAGTGGTGCGCTAGTTCTTCTTGAGGACGGCGGTGCGTTGCTCGTCGGTGTTGATGATGCGGCTCAGCTCTTCCACATCGCCGTAGCGGTCGGGTGGAAGCGTGATCTGGCGAACGGTGAGGGTGCGGTCGTACTTGAGCTTGTTGCCTTCGGCCGTGACCTTGCTGGTGTAACTGGCAAAGCCGGAGTTGTAATGGAGCGGTTCGGGGAGCTCGTCGACGGCGTAGCCGGCAGGCAGTTCGATCTCGATGTTGTCGTGGACCTCGCGCGTGCTGCCCAGGTCGATGGGCACGCTGCGCTTGCGACCGAGCTCGGCACGGTCAAGCCCAAAGCTCTCGTTGCCCAGCACACGCGGGCGCACCATCAGCAGCGGGCCGGCGGCTTGCGCATAGTTGGGCGCGGTAAGGTCGTAGCTGAGCAGGAAGGGACGGGAGAGATCGGAGTCGTTCGTCACCTTCAAGTTCGCTAATTGGAACGAGGACAGATCCTCCGCGGCGAGGCGCTCAACGTACTTGGTTGAACGCGCCGCGTCGGCGCTGGCGAAGTGCATGCGGTAGTCGGCCGCAATGTCGCCCTGGCGGCTCTCGCGGATGTTGCCGGTCAGCCCACCATCATCGCGCAGCTTGTACATCTCGGTGCGATTCACGCGGTTGCGCTCCGGCGGCAGCACCGGGATGCGGATGGCCTGGCTGTCGGCACCATCGATCAGCAGAGCGTCGCTGCCCTGCAGGTTGCTCTCCACATCGCCAAAGGGCGTCTTTTCCCAGGTTGGATCGAAGATCAGGAAGCGCTTGCCAGACTTGGCGGTGACTACGCTGTACATCTCGCGCGGCTTGTAGCCTGCGGGCAGTTCGATGGCGGCGATCATGTGATTGCCGATAATGGAGGGTGCGTCCTGCGCGACCACATCGCGATCGGTATGCACCATTACCCAGGTGGACCGGATACCGACTGCCTGCAGCATCGCGCTGAGCAGTGTGGCTTTGTCCTTGCAGTCACCGTAGCGGGCGCGGAAGATGTCGGCCGCGGGATGCGGCTGGTTGCCGCCGATGCCGATTTCGATCGCTACGTAGCGGATGTTTCCCTGCACGTAGTCGGCAATCGCTTCCACGCGGTCGCGGAAGTCCGTCTTGCCGGCGACGAGTTCCTGTGCCTTGGCGGTGATGGCGGCATCCGGCTTGTTGCGGTCGTGCGCTAGCGCCTCAAACCAGATGCCGATGTCCTTCCAGTCGCTGCGCAGTGGCGGGTACTGCGTTGCGTTGGGCCCGAGATAGAAGACGTCAAGCCGCGAAGCCTGGCTGAACTCTGAGGGCGCCATGCGAATGTGTTCGTGGCGCAAGGCCGGCAGCTCAGAAGCCTGCCAGAGCGTGCGGCCCTTCTCCAGATCGACCGGCTGGCTTGTCGGTTTGCCCTTCCACGCGGAGGTAAGGGTGTAGCCGGCGGGCAGGTTGACGGTGAGTGTTTCTTTTAGAACTGGTATGTCCTCTTCCGGGATCCAGACGATCTCGTTTTCATAGGGCCGTTCTTCGCGTTCATATTCCACGGCGGCGATGGAACCGGCATCGATGGCCGGCGGTGTACCGATGCGGGCACGCTGGTCGCTATACAGCTCGAACCCGCTCCAGTCGCTTACATCGCTCAGCTCGTTATCTTTGGGAGCGTACTCATGACCGCTCGCGTCCATGCTCCAGATGTGCATGGACCGCAGCTTCTGCGCGTTGCTGAAGCTGGCCGCCATGGTGGCGTACTTGCGGCCTTGCGGGCGCAGCACTTTCACCACGCGCCGAACGTGATCGACGCGGGTGCCGTCGGGCGTAACGGTGTAGGTGTGATCGTCCAGCAGAACAACAGCGTCGGTGCGGGGCGGGTAGGCGCGCAGCGGTTGCGTGGCGGCCTGGCGCACCCAGTCGGGCACCTGGTCTTTGGCCATGGCCGGAGCAGTTACGGCCGCGCACAGGGCGAGCGGAGCCAGGGCGCGAACGCCCCGGCTTCCTCGAAGATTGCGGCAGACCTGGAAGGCAGAAAAGCAGGACAGCAAGGCGTATCTCCATGGCAAAACGGCCGCTGGATATCTGCGGCTTGCCAAAGGCATGGGTATTTGAGTGCGATAAGAAATACACCAACACGAACGGCGGTGCAAGAAAGAAAGTCGGGGTTGGCGCTTACAGAGAGGTCGCTCCGGCTAGACCGTTCCCGTGCCGGGACTCAGTAAAATGGAAATATGGCCGTCGCAACCCTGCTTTCGCCCGACATTTTGGAAAAGTACCAGCCCGTAATCGGGTTGGAGGTCCACGTACAACTGCTGACCCGGACCAAGGCATTTTGCGGCTGCATCAACCAGTACGGTGGTGACCCCAACACGCACTGCTGCCCCGTGTGCCTGGGGCTGCCGGGCGCGCTGCCTGTGCTGAACCGGCAAGCGGTAGAGTTTGCGGTGCTGGCCAGCTCCGCGCTGCACTGCACGGTGAACGAAGACAGCGTATTTGCGCGCAAGAACTACTTTTATCCCGACTCGCCGAAGGGCTATCAGATTTCGCAGTTCGACAAGCCGCTGGCGGAGAACGGATACATCGATGTGCCGGCGGATGGCGGTGGCATTCGCCGCATCGGCATTACGCGCCTGCACATGGAAGAGGACGCGGGGAAAAGCATTCACGACGGCTTTGCCGATTCGGCGACGCGCACATACATCGATTTGAACCGCTGCGGAACGCCGCTGGTCGAAATTGTGAGCGAGCCCGATCTGCGCAGCGCCGACGAAGCGTACGAGTACCTGACGCGGCTGAAGGAAATCCTGCTGTACACCGGCGTGAGCGACTGCAACATGGAAGAGGGATCGCTGCGCTGCGACGCCAACGTGAGCGTGATGCTGAAGGGTGCGAAGGAGTACGGCACCAAGGCGGAAGTGAAGAACGTGAATTCGTTCCGCTTCATTCGTGACGCGATCAAGTACGAGATCGAGCGGCAGGTTGAGGTGGTAGAGTCCGGCCAGCGCGTAAAGCAGGAGTCGCGGCTGTACAACTCCGGCGAGGGCCGCACCTACTCCATGCGCAGCAAGGAAGAGGCGCACGACTACCGTTACTTTCCGGAACCAGATCTGCCCGCGCTGCACGTGGATGCGGCCTGGAAGGCGGAGATACTGAAGGCGTTGCCGGAGCTGCCGGAGCCGCGCCGCAAGCGGCTGCAAGAGGAGTACGGCATCTCCGAACAGGACGCAGCAACCTTCGCCAGCGAGCGCAGCTTTGCTGACACGTTTGAAGCGGCGGCGAAGCAGGCGAAGTCGCCCAAGCGTGTGGCCAACGTGCTGCTGGGTGAGTTGATGGGCCGCCTGAACGCCGCAAAGCTGACGCTGGCGGAGTCGCCGGTGAGCATGGCCGGCGCGGTACAGGCGGCGGACCTGCTGGAAGAGGGCAAGCTGTCATCGAAGCAGTTGAAGGGCTTGTTCGATATCGCGTTCGAAAAGAGCGAGGACTTTGCCGCGGTCTATGAGCGTGAGAAGCCGCAGCAAATCAGCGATACGGGCGCCATCGAAACGATGATCGACGAGGTGATCGCGGCGAACCCGAAACAAGTGGAGCAGTTCAAGGGTGGCAAGACGACCGTGAGCGCGTTCTTTGTGGGCCAAGTAATGCGCCTGTCAAAGGGTCAGGCGAATCCTGGGCTTCTGAATGAGCTGGTAGTGAAGAAGCTGAATGCGGCGTAGCCGGGTGCGATGGCACAGTCTCAGAGACAGGTCTTTCTGGCGGTGCTGGCGGGTGCGTTGATGGCATCGTGCCTGTTCAACCCGGCAGGGTTTTCTGCACTTCTGTTCGTCGCTGGTGGAGTGCGCAATGTGTACGTGTTCGCGCTGTCGAGTGCCTATGTATTGAGCTTTGCACTTGGCCTTTGGCAGCTACGAAGGGCGTTCAAACAAGGCGCAGAGGTTACGCGGAAGAGCGTCGTGGCAGCGACGGTGCTCACGCTCGCCTTGCTGCTGCCGCAGTGGCTCTACACTGCTGCGCCGCTCATCGTTGGCTATCTGGGAATGCCACGTAGAGTGACGCCGTATTGAAGCTGCACCCTGAAAGTGCTTGAGCCAGCCGCATAACCTAGCTGGCCAACCAAACAGCCAACAATGATCTGCATCACACATCCGTGATGCGCCGCGCCCTGCAGTTGCTTCGACTCTCACCGCTCCTGCTGGTTGCAGGGTGCTTTCATCACGCGGGTACCAGCGAGCGCATCGCGCGCGACATGGGTGTGGTGCCGCAGAACACCGTGCTGCTGTCGCAGATGATGCGCGAGCTGTCGGCGGAGCCGGGCTTCACCGAACAGTTGTTGCAGCAGTTCGATTCAGGATCGAAGAATGGCCTGCCGTTTACGCCGGAGCTGTTCGACACCTTCCGCAAGATTATTCTTGGTAAGGACTGGCAGGGGCTGGACCGCTTTCCGGGGTGGACGATTCATCGCGTAACGCAGACGGTGAATGCGGGACAAGGTGTCTTGAGCAAGATCTCACCGCCAGGTGGGGACGTGCTGAAGGTGGACCTGGGGGAGTACAAGCTCGATGTGCCGGGGACGGTGTCGCTCGACAAACCGTCGACGCTGCCGGGATTCAGCGACAAAGGCCTGGTGACTCCGCTGGGGCACGACGTGGTGCATGGCGATGGTGCCGATCCGGATCTGGCGCCGATGCACTCGGAAAGTGCGCGCCTCGCTGAGGTGCTGAACCGACTCTCGCTGAACAGCTTCAATCCGCCGCAGGGCAAGGCAACCGCGCCGTTCACGGTGGAGTTGGGTGGCACGAAGGCGACTGCGCCAGAGCAGTTGATTGTTGCGCTGCAACAGACCGGGCACACCGTCACGGTGGGCGATGCGCGATACTTCGCGAACTTCGGACATTTCCACTACAAGGGCCAGGACGTCGAGATGCCGTTCTGGCTTGATACGGGCTTGCGTGTGCCACCGGGACATCCTTGGCAGCGCTCGCGCAAGTACCTCATCCCGGTGTCGCACGCGGAATACGAGTGGGTTGTGCGCGGGCCGAAGATCAACGCCGATGTGACGTTCTACTTCGGTATCGACGGGCACGCCGAATTCCGCACCAACGACCAGTTGAACCAGGCGTGGGTGCTGAAGCGGGTAGCGCATGAGTACACCAATGCGCAAGCCGTGGAAGTGACGCGGCTGACCGGGTCGGTGCTGCGCGCGTATGCGTACCTGCACACGGCGCATCCCGCGCTGCCCTTTGGCGGCTACTACACGCTGGGCGTGTGCCAGGATGTGGTCGCGGCGATCGAGCAGAAGATGACGGGCAAGACAACGATCTTCCCGAACACCGCCGACACGAAGTACTTTCACGATCAGCCGGACGCGGAAGTATTTCAGTTGATGAATGCGATTCCAAAGGACACGGAAGGCAAGCCGCCAGCGCCGGAACGCATCTTCGGATCGCTGCCGACGAGCGACTTCGGCAAGCTGACTGTTCCTGGGTTGCGGGAGGATACGGAGCGCACCTACGATGCGTGGCAGCGTGGGCACTTGTACCGCCGTCGCAACCTGGGGCGCTGGATCAGCTACGGAGGTATCGTGCTGGCCACGATCGTGGTTGCGGCACTTGCAATTTCGCGCCGACGCCGCGCGGCGTAGGCAGACCAGGGCAGCGGCCGCAAGGCCGCATTACAGGGAGAACGGCAATGGCAACCAAAAAGGCAAGCAAGACCGCGGCAAAGAAATCATCGGCGAAGAAGACGACACGTGCGTCGACTGCGGCGAAGAAGTCTGCAGCGAAGAAGAGTTCGGCGAAGAAATCCACTGCAAGCAAGAAGACGCCTGCGAAGAAGACTGCACGGAAGACCACAAGCAAGAGCACTGCGAAGAAGACGATTTCGGCGAAGTCGAGTTCCGCGAAGAAGTCGACCTCGACCAAGGGAGCAGGGAAGAAGTCAGCCGGACGGAAATACTCCCCGGCGGCTTCGAAGCAGGTGGGCCAGGAGATGCACGAGATGCATCGTGGTCAGCTGAAGATTGGTCGGAGCAACAAGAAGGTGACGAATCCAAAGCAGGCGATCGCCATTGGATTGTCGGAGGCACGTCGCGCGGGCAAGAAGGTTCCGCCGAACCCGAACAATCCGAAGAAGAAGTAAGAGTTGCGGAAAGTGAAACGGCGTCCCGGGACCGGGACGCCGTTTCTGTTTTTTACCTCTCGCCTCACGAAATACCGGAGCGAGGTCGACTGGCTTACTTGGTGGAGGGTGTCGTTGCAGCCGGGGTGCTGGAGGTGGATGCAGGCGTGCTCGCCGGTTTCGAGCTTTCGTCCGGCTTGGCACCGCCGTCGCTTTTTGTGGCTTCACTCGAACCGGTGCCTGCCTCGCCTGAGGCACCCGCGGGCGCAGGCTTCTTGCCGCTGGAGTAGAGGTCGGCGTACCATCCGCCGCCCTTGAACTGCACGGCAGGCGCGGTGATGGTCCGTTCGAGCCGCCCTCCGCAGAACGGACATTCGGTCAGTTCGGGATCGCTGAACTTCTGGCGCTTTTCGGTGAGCCTGTGACAGGCAGTGCATTGGTATTCGTACAGGGGCATAGCTTTGTCCTACGTGCTCGTTGCTGCGGTTACGCTTCCGGTGACGCTTCAGCCTTGCTCAGTTCCACCAGGCGCACCGTGGCGATGGCTTCCACCTTGCGGAGCGCATTCACAGCGTCTTGCGCTTTGGATGCGCTGGGAGCGTCGATCTGCACCACGGCCATCGCCTGGCCCTGCGGAACGCTCTGCGATCGCACACTGCGGCCCAGCGCGAAGTTGGCCACGTTGATGCCGCACTCGCCAAGCACGGTGCCGATGCGGCCGATCACGCCCGGAACGTCATGGTTGCGAATGACGAGCAGCGTGCCGGTGAGCGGGGCTTCGATGTCGATGCCGTCCAGCGAGAGCAGGCGCGGCGAGTTGCCGTGCAGCACGGTCGCGCTGGCGCGGGCGTCACCCTCTGCGGAGTGCAGCACCAGCTTCAGCACGGAACCAGCGCCGCCCGAAGCGAACTCCTTGCGGTCTTCCTGAATGCGGATGCCGCGCTCCTGCGCGACGGCGGCGGAGTTGATGTGATTCACCTGTTCGGAATCACGGAGGACGCCGGCAAGAAGAGCGTTGCGGATGAGGTCGGTCTTGGAGGCGGCGAGGCGACCGGCGTAGGCGATCTCGATGTTCTCGAGGTGGCCCGGCGTGGCATGCGCCAGGAAAGTGCCAAGGCGCTCCGCGAGATCGATGAAGGGCGCGACCTCGACGTACTCTTCGCGGGTGAGCGACGGCACGTTGACGGCGTTCTGAACCACGCCGCTCTTCAGGTAGGCGCTCACCTGTTGGGCAAGCTGGATGCCGATGGCTTCCTGCGCCTCGTCGGTCGATCCCCCCAGGTGCGGCGTGAGAATGACCTTGTCTTCGTTGTAGAAGGGCGAGTCCTTCAGCGGCTCCACAGTGAAGACGTCGAGCGCGGCCCCGCCGACCTTTCCGCTTTGCAGACCTTCCAGGAGGTCGGCATCGTTGATCAGTTCGCCGCGGGCGCAGTTCACGATACGGATGCCGGGCTTCATGATGCCGATGGAGTGGCGGTTGATCATGCCCTCGGTCTGCGGCGTCAGGCCCACGTGCAGCGTGAGGTAGTCGGAGTTGGAGAAGATCTGGTCGATGCTGACCAGGGAGACGCCGTTCTCGCGCGCAATCACCGGCGCTACGAACGGGTCGAACGCGATCAGGTCCATCCCGAAGGAGCGGGCCCGGCGCGCGACTTCGATGCCGATGCGCCCCAGGCCGACGATGCCGAGCGTTTTGCCGCGGAGTTCCGTGCCCTGCAGGTTCTTCTTGTCCCACTTGCCTGCGTGCATGCCGGTGTTGGCGCGCGGAATCTGGCGGGCCATGGTGATCATGAGGCCCAGCGTGAGTTCCGCGACGGCCACGGCGTTGGCGCCGGGCGTGTTCATGACCACAACGCCGCGGTGGGTGGCTGCGTCTGCGTCGATGTTGTCGACGCCTACGCCAGCCCGGCCGATTACGCGGAGTTTCGGGGCGGACTCCAGCAGCTTGGCGGTGACCTGCACGGCGGAACGGACGACGAGCGCGTCGGCGTCGGCCAGTTCGGCTTCCAGTCCATTCTGAATCTGGTCGGCGGTGACAACCTGCCATGAGGGTTCCTGGCGGAAGACGGCGAGCGTGGCAGGCGATACTTTCTCAGCAAGAACGATTTTCATCGGTGAGGACAGTATATCGGCGGCTTCCACTTCAAGCAGGGCGACCACGCTGGACCGCCATCCGCACCGTTCAAACGTTTCCAGGACTTCGCGCGTCCTAGGCTGTACCTCTCGAGACTTCGTCCCCGTACGTGAGGGTCCTGTGTCACCTGCGCGCCTGTTGAAAGCCGCAGCCGGGGAGAAAGAAGGGTCCGATGCGGCACTCCAATCTGCTGTTCTGTTGGCTCGCTCTGGCGTTCCCCTGCATGCAGGCGCAGGACAAACCGATACCGAACCAGGACGCCCTGCGCCAACGCGCCATTGTCACGGCCGAGCACACGATGGAGCAGCGCGACCGCTACGAATGCCGCGAGCGGCAGGTGCAGAACGACCTGGACGGGAAGGGCAAGGTCAAGAAGTCGACCGTCACGGAGCAGGACTTCTTCTTTCTGCATGGCCGGCCGATCATGCGCGAAATCAGCCGCGACGGAAAGCCGCTGAGTGATGTGGACAAGAAGAAGCAGGACGACCGCGTTCGCAAGCAGATAGAAGATGCCGAGAAAGCCTTCAAGAAAGATAAGCGCGGCGACGGCGGACCGATGTCCTCCCGCAACTTCCTGCGGCTCGCCAAGCTGGCCAACGAACGTCGCGTGATGGTGAGTGGCCGGCCGACCATCGTCTTCGACGTGATCGACAACCCGGACAACAAGGGTGGCGACATCCCGCAGCGTATCGTGGCAGCGATGCGCGGAACCATTAGCGTGGACGAGGAGACCGGTCACGTGCAGGACCTGAACGTGACCGGCGTGCGCGACGTGAAGATCGCGGGCGGCCTGGTGGCGAACATACACAAAGGTTTTCAACTGCACACAATTTCTGGTCCGCAGAAGGACGGCGTGTGGCTGCTGAAGGCGATCTACGGCTCGGGCGACGCGCGGATGGGGTTGTTCTTTCATCCGGCGGCCAGCTTCAAGGCCGAGGTGGAAAGCTGCAGGCTGTACAACGTGGAGGCGGATGCCACAGTGAAGGAAGTGGAAGGCAAGCAGTAGGCGAGAGCAGTCCAAGAACGCAGGAAGGAAAGGGCCTCCCTTGCAGGAGGCCTTTCACTGTGTGGTGCTGCGGCGCCGACGCTCTAGTTCGCCCCGTCCGTTGCCGCAAAGCGCACGGCATAGTTGCCAACCTGCTGGCCTTCCTGAATGCCTGCTGTGATGTCAGACCGATAGTGGATGCCGGCGTACAGGCGCGACATACCAGCCTCTTGCGCTTGTTGCGTGAAGTAGCTCGCGCCATCCGGGAACAGACTTCCAAGCACCGTTGCGGCCGCAGACGAGAAGACCGAGTGCCCTGAGACGTAAGAAGGGAAGTTCGGCAGCGCGATCTGCGTCTTGATGCTCGGGTCCAGTTGCGACGGCCGGGGATTGTCGTAGAAGTACTTGGTATCCCAGCAGGCGATGGCACCGTCGTGCAGAGCCATGTTGAGCAGGGCAAAGGTGCGTGCAGCGCGGACCTCGCTCTGGCCGGCCTTCACGATGTAGGGCACGGCAATCGTGTCCCAGTGGCCCGGCGGCGTCGGCGTGCTGGCACCGTCGCCCCACTTCAGCACGGTTGCAAGCTGGTCGCCCGTGATGTTGTTTACCGAGGCTTTCACTTCGGCGGTTTCGGTCTTCATCTGTGCAGACGAGGTGGACGGCGGAGGTCCGGGACGCACCGCGACGATGTCCGTGGGCGCCATTAGCCAGCCTTTGACCTGGCCAAACAGCGGAAGCATAGGCGGGCGGGCGGGACTGTCCTGGCTGATCCAGGCGATCTGCCCCGTGGCGATGGTGCGGTCCGTGATGGCCTGCCAGACGGCCGCGGTGCCGCCGGCGGCTTTCATGCCGTCGGTGCCGGCGCGTGCCGTGAAGATCGCGGCAACGCTCTTGCCCAAGGCAAAGCCAGCATCGACATCACTCTGGGTCGCGCGGCCGGAAATGCGCGCGACCATCAGCTGTTCCTGCGTCTTTGCGTTGATCTCGTCGACCGAGGTGGGAAACATCAGCGTCAGCAAGACTGAGTTCACGCCAGCTTCCACCGCGTCCTCCGACGGGTAAGACGGAATACCGCTTGACGGCAGCAGGCTCTGCACTGACTTGTCCACTGCGGAGGGCGAAGGGCGCTTGTACAGGTATTTGAAGTACCAGGCGGCTTTCAGCGCCTCAAACTGTGCGACTGAAACGTAGCTGTAGGCGCGCGCGGCGTACGGCGGGTTGCTGAAGGGGTACTGCGGATCGGCGAACGGATTGGCCGCGCTAGGCACGGGGTAGGTGCCGTCGGAGTTGGGAGCGGGCGGCAGGTCGGACTTGGCCGCGAGCTCGCGCATCACCTCGTTCCAGCGCAATACGCCGCCGCTGCTCCAGTAGGTGATGGAGGATTTCTGAGCGTCGGTCAGAGCGGCCTGATCGGACTTGATCTGCGCGATCTCCGAGGCGTACGTAGCGGAGTTGACCGCTGCAGGCGCGGCTACCGGAATCTGCGAGGGCCCGGACAGAACGATCATCTTCCACGAGCCTGCGTTTGCGTCGACGTTAGAGAAGGTTTGCGTGGGCAGAGGTTCGGTGGTGCTGATGTCTTTACCACATCCGGTCGGGATGCTGGAGACGCCAAGCGCCGCAAACGCCATGAGGAGCGTTCCGATGCTGAGACGAACAGGGAGTGTTTTGAGGATCTTCACGGAGCGACGCGCCTTTCGCGGTGGTAGGTGAACATGATGCCGGAGGTGAACATCGTCGCCTGCCCGGTGTTGCGGCCCTGGAACGTGTTGCTGTAGCTGGCCCAGTACTGGACGTCATGGAAGTGCGGCAGAGGGTATTGCACTTCAATGCCGGCGCGCGATTCGTTCACGCGGTTCGAGACGAAAGGCATGTCCTGCCGGCGAATGTCGCCGCCGCCACGCGTGTTCATCTGGCTGAAGGTGCCGGCGATCTTTAGGTCGCGGCGGTAGTAGCCCACGTTGAAGCCGTACTGCGACTGGTTGGGCATGGCGACC contains:
- the gatB gene encoding Asp-tRNA(Asn)/Glu-tRNA(Gln) amidotransferase subunit GatB; the encoded protein is MAVATLLSPDILEKYQPVIGLEVHVQLLTRTKAFCGCINQYGGDPNTHCCPVCLGLPGALPVLNRQAVEFAVLASSALHCTVNEDSVFARKNYFYPDSPKGYQISQFDKPLAENGYIDVPADGGGIRRIGITRLHMEEDAGKSIHDGFADSATRTYIDLNRCGTPLVEIVSEPDLRSADEAYEYLTRLKEILLYTGVSDCNMEEGSLRCDANVSVMLKGAKEYGTKAEVKNVNSFRFIRDAIKYEIERQVEVVESGQRVKQESRLYNSGEGRTYSMRSKEEAHDYRYFPEPDLPALHVDAAWKAEILKALPELPEPRRKRLQEEYGISEQDAATFASERSFADTFEAAAKQAKSPKRVANVLLGELMGRLNAAKLTLAESPVSMAGAVQAADLLEEGKLSSKQLKGLFDIAFEKSEDFAAVYEREKPQQISDTGAIETMIDEVIAANPKQVEQFKGGKTTVSAFFVGQVMRLSKGQANPGLLNELVVKKLNAA
- a CDS encoding phosphatase PAP2 family protein; translation: MKILKTLPVRLSIGTLLMAFAALGVSSIPTGCGKDISTTEPLPTQTFSNVDANAGSWKMIVLSGPSQIPVAAPAAVNSATYASEIAQIKSDQAALTDAQKSSITYWSSGGVLRWNEVMRELAAKSDLPPAPNSDGTYPVPSAANPFADPQYPFSNPPYAARAYSYVSVAQFEALKAAWYFKYLYKRPSPSAVDKSVQSLLPSSGIPSYPSEDAVEAGVNSVLLTLMFPTSVDEINAKTQEQLMVARISGRATQSDVDAGFALGKSVAAIFTARAGTDGMKAAGGTAAVWQAITDRTIATGQIAWISQDSPARPPMLPLFGQVKGWLMAPTDIVAVRPGPPPSTSSAQMKTETAEVKASVNNITGDQLATVLKWGDGASTPTPPGHWDTIAVPYIVKAGQSEVRAARTFALLNMALHDGAIACWDTKYFYDNPRPSQLDPSIKTQIALPNFPSYVSGHSVFSSAAATVLGSLFPDGASYFTQQAQEAGMSRLYAGIHYRSDITAGIQEGQQVGNYAVRFAATDGAN
- the serA gene encoding phosphoglycerate dehydrogenase, giving the protein MKIVLAEKVSPATLAVFRQEPSWQVVTADQIQNGLEAELADADALVVRSAVQVTAKLLESAPKLRVIGRAGVGVDNIDADAATHRGVVVMNTPGANAVAVAELTLGLMITMARQIPRANTGMHAGKWDKKNLQGTELRGKTLGIVGLGRIGIEVARRARSFGMDLIAFDPFVAPVIARENGVSLVSIDQIFSNSDYLTLHVGLTPQTEGMINRHSIGIMKPGIRIVNCARGELINDADLLEGLQSGKVGGAALDVFTVEPLKDSPFYNEDKVILTPHLGGSTDEAQEAIGIQLAQQVSAYLKSGVVQNAVNVPSLTREEYVEVAPFIDLAERLGTFLAHATPGHLENIEIAYAGRLAASKTDLIRNALLAGVLRDSEQVNHINSAAVAQERGIRIQEDRKEFASGGAGSVLKLVLHSAEGDARASATVLHGNSPRLLSLDGIDIEAPLTGTLLVIRNHDVPGVIGRIGTVLGECGINVANFALGRSVRSQSVPQGQAMAVVQIDAPSASKAQDAVNALRKVEAIATVRLVELSKAEASPEA
- a CDS encoding DUF6496 domain-containing protein: MHRGQLKIGRSNKKVTNPKQAIAIGLSEARRAGKKVPPNPNNPKKK
- a CDS encoding FmdB family zinc ribbon protein, giving the protein MPLYEYQCTACHRLTEKRQKFSDPELTECPFCGGRLERTITAPAVQFKGGGWYADLYSSGKKPAPAGASGEAGTGSSEATKSDGGAKPDESSKPASTPASTSSTPAATTPSTK
- a CDS encoding DUF3857 domain-containing protein; protein product: MLSCFSAFQVCRNLRGSRGVRALAPLALCAAVTAPAMAKDQVPDWVRQAATQPLRAYPPRTDAVVLLDDHTYTVTPDGTRVDHVRRVVKVLRPQGRKYATMAASFSNAQKLRSMHIWSMDASGHEYAPKDNELSDVSDWSGFELYSDQRARIGTPPAIDAGSIAAVEYEREERPYENEIVWIPEEDIPVLKETLTVNLPAGYTLTSAWKGKPTSQPVDLEKGRTLWQASELPALRHEHIRMAPSEFSQASRLDVFYLGPNATQYPPLRSDWKDIGIWFEALAHDRNKPDAAITAKAQELVAGKTDFRDRVEAIADYVQGNIRYVAIEIGIGGNQPHPAADIFRARYGDCKDKATLLSAMLQAVGIRSTWVMVHTDRDVVAQDAPSIIGNHMIAAIELPAGYKPREMYSVVTAKSGKRFLIFDPTWEKTPFGDVESNLQGSDALLIDGADSQAIRIPVLPPERNRVNRTEMYKLRDDGGLTGNIRESRQGDIAADYRMHFASADAARSTKYVERLAAEDLSSFQLANLKVTNDSDLSRPFLLSYDLTAPNYAQAAGPLLMVRPRVLGNESFGLDRAELGRKRSVPIDLGSTREVHDNIEIELPAGYAVDELPEPLHYNSGFASYTSKVTAEGNKLKYDRTLTVRQITLPPDRYGDVEELSRIINTDEQRTAVLKKN